A portion of the Algisphaera agarilytica genome contains these proteins:
- a CDS encoding single-stranded-DNA-specific exonuclease RecJ — protein MLTAGTRKRWVFRDVADGVETLDAKDAGGHPLLARLLALRNIATPDDAQRFLSPKLNHLDDPADLPGCAAAATRIAQAVRDQQPILIYGDYDVDGVTASAILWHTLKTLGHEHVATYVPHRLDEGYGLNAEAFSSMTDSEWRKANGLGEGDQLPLVISVDCGITAVDVAAHAKSLGIELIITDHHEFDADDLPDAVALVHPELGGISDLGFGISGKADDANVSEHESPKPQNPNPKSPSPLCGAGVAFKLAWQTARTFHNADRLPAELQNLMCDLLAFAALGTIADIVPLVGENRVITVHGLSRIKHTNFLGLNALIDAAELRAEKVDAYHVGFVLGPRLNACGRMGHAKQAVTLLTNASPAQARELAGFLTKENDRRKNTECRIVDQAKAMVEEQGHAAEDRRAIVLAHEDWHPGVIGIVASRLVETYHRPAVLLGIDTEKNEAKGSARSIDAVNLHAAISEKAAAHCTRFGGHAMAAGLSLEPDKLDAFRDDLIESVNAVLPAEGLIPTVKIDAELALCDCALQLFHRLESLAPFGRSNPKPRLLVRGAITARAAQRMGGEGKHLSVSLRDDQGTGLRAVGFGLGDLADDLPAGIAVDVVFQPKTNTWRGVTSPELHLVDIRPAESD, from the coding sequence ATGCTCACCGCAGGGACGCGAAAACGCTGGGTCTTCCGGGACGTGGCCGACGGCGTGGAGACGCTCGACGCCAAAGACGCCGGCGGCCACCCGCTGCTCGCCCGCCTCCTGGCCCTCCGCAACATCGCCACCCCCGACGACGCCCAGCGCTTCCTCAGCCCCAAGCTCAACCACCTCGACGACCCCGCCGACCTGCCCGGCTGCGCCGCCGCGGCGACCCGCATCGCCCAGGCCGTCCGCGACCAGCAGCCCATCCTGATCTACGGCGACTACGACGTCGACGGCGTCACCGCCTCGGCCATCCTCTGGCACACCCTCAAAACCCTCGGCCACGAACACGTCGCGACCTACGTCCCCCACCGCCTCGACGAAGGCTACGGCCTCAACGCCGAAGCGTTCTCGTCCATGACCGATAGCGAGTGGCGGAAAGCCAACGGCCTGGGCGAGGGCGATCAACTCCCGCTGGTCATCTCCGTCGACTGCGGCATCACCGCCGTCGACGTCGCGGCCCACGCCAAGTCGCTGGGCATCGAACTGATCATCACCGATCACCATGAGTTTGATGCGGACGATTTGCCGGATGCGGTGGCGCTGGTGCATCCCGAGCTTGGGGGGATTTCGGATTTGGGATTTGGGATTTCGGGAAAGGCCGATGACGCCAATGTCTCTGAGCATGAAAGCCCCAAACCCCAAAACCCAAATCCCAAATCCCCATCGCCGCTCTGCGGCGCCGGCGTCGCCTTCAAGCTCGCCTGGCAGACCGCCCGGACGTTCCACAACGCCGACCGCCTGCCCGCCGAGTTGCAGAATCTGATGTGCGACCTGCTGGCATTCGCGGCCCTCGGCACGATCGCCGACATCGTCCCCCTCGTCGGCGAGAACCGCGTCATCACCGTGCACGGCCTGTCCCGCATCAAGCACACCAACTTCCTCGGGCTCAACGCATTGATCGATGCCGCTGAGCTGCGTGCCGAGAAAGTCGATGCGTACCACGTCGGCTTCGTACTCGGCCCCCGGCTCAACGCCTGCGGTCGGATGGGCCACGCCAAGCAAGCCGTGACGCTGCTCACCAACGCGTCACCCGCCCAAGCGCGAGAGCTGGCCGGTTTTCTCACGAAAGAAAACGACCGCCGGAAGAACACCGAGTGTCGCATCGTCGATCAGGCCAAGGCCATGGTCGAAGAACAAGGCCACGCGGCCGAGGACCGCCGGGCGATCGTGCTGGCCCACGAAGACTGGCACCCCGGCGTGATCGGCATCGTCGCGTCACGCCTCGTCGAGACCTACCACCGCCCCGCCGTGCTGCTCGGCATCGACACGGAAAAAAACGAAGCCAAGGGCTCGGCCCGCAGCATCGACGCGGTCAACCTCCACGCGGCGATCTCCGAGAAAGCCGCGGCGCACTGCACCCGCTTCGGCGGCCACGCGATGGCAGCAGGCCTTTCCCTCGAACCCGACAAGCTCGACGCATTCCGCGACGACCTGATCGAGTCGGTCAACGCGGTGCTGCCCGCCGAGGGCTTGATCCCGACGGTGAAGATCGACGCCGAGCTCGCACTGTGCGACTGCGCCCTGCAGCTGTTCCACCGGCTCGAAAGCCTCGCGCCCTTCGGCCGATCGAATCCAAAGCCGCGCCTCCTGGTCCGCGGCGCCATCACCGCCCGCGCCGCGCAACGCATGGGCGGCGAAGGCAAACACCTCAGCGTCTCGTTACGCGACGACCAAGGCACCGGCCTCCGAGCCGTGGGCTTCGGCCTGGGCGACCTCGCCGACGACCTGCCCGCAGGCATCGCCGTGGACGTCGTCTTCCAACCCAAGACCAACACCTGGCGCGGCGTGACGAGCCCCGAACTCCATCTCGTTGACATCCGTCCGGCCGAGTCTGACTAA
- a CDS encoding SpoIID/LytB domain-containing protein, whose protein sequence is MRRIAPPRIFMALGTLVFAAWLSACGGTGEPSSPNQQPARTWDRTGLTPATPRSSTIPASEHTGGGPWPGPRLEQITREPAIRVRVQTKASTLTIDKVPGESTAVRATGPRSSGAKVYRYKLPMTVTLRDGAWVLRDAAGKAVRWRLTSLLIECDDGSSLKLGDKSYPRRLVLTPRQATDPQGAGLFDVVNHVPLETYLPGVIERELYGNWQLETFKAQAVAARSYALWEMTVASGRHYDLESTTASQVYGGEASNRTALQAVLATRGEVIAYEGKVVPAFFSSSTGGLGQDALVAFPNRVEDIAPLRAREHGAWDHASPTYRWGPIVRDRATLSKRIREWGKRHKHSVQALGTLQSVRVSARNRVGRPAQYLLVDTSGKSYRIGCEFFRNSCNFTRDGEIPLDSKRKLLSAHVDVDVSATQVRFTNGRGHGHGVGMSQWGAQAMAKAGHGYAAILGFYYPGARVTPIY, encoded by the coding sequence ATGCGACGGATCGCACCCCCCCGGATTTTCATGGCCCTCGGCACCCTCGTCTTCGCGGCGTGGCTATCGGCGTGTGGCGGGACGGGCGAGCCGTCGTCGCCGAATCAGCAACCCGCACGCACCTGGGACCGCACCGGGCTCACCCCGGCGACGCCGAGGTCGAGCACGATCCCGGCGTCGGAGCACACCGGTGGCGGGCCGTGGCCGGGGCCGAGGCTGGAGCAGATCACGCGCGAGCCGGCGATCCGCGTGCGGGTGCAGACCAAAGCATCGACGCTGACGATCGACAAGGTGCCGGGCGAGTCCACGGCGGTGCGGGCGACGGGGCCGCGGTCGAGCGGGGCGAAGGTGTATCGGTACAAGCTGCCGATGACCGTGACGCTGCGGGACGGGGCGTGGGTCCTACGCGACGCGGCGGGCAAGGCGGTGCGTTGGCGGCTGACGAGTCTGCTGATCGAATGTGACGACGGCAGCTCGCTGAAGCTCGGCGACAAGAGTTATCCGCGGCGGCTGGTGCTGACGCCGCGGCAGGCGACCGACCCGCAGGGCGCGGGGTTGTTCGATGTGGTCAACCACGTGCCGCTCGAGACGTACCTGCCCGGCGTGATCGAGCGGGAGCTGTACGGCAACTGGCAACTCGAAACGTTCAAGGCCCAGGCGGTGGCGGCGCGGTCGTATGCGTTGTGGGAGATGACGGTCGCCAGTGGTCGGCATTACGACCTCGAATCGACCACGGCCAGCCAGGTCTACGGCGGCGAGGCGAGTAACCGCACCGCGCTGCAGGCGGTGCTGGCGACGCGGGGCGAGGTGATTGCGTACGAGGGCAAAGTTGTGCCGGCGTTTTTCTCGTCGAGCACGGGCGGGCTGGGGCAGGACGCATTGGTGGCGTTTCCCAATCGGGTGGAAGACATCGCGCCGCTGCGGGCGCGGGAGCACGGGGCGTGGGACCACGCGAGCCCGACTTATCGCTGGGGACCGATTGTTCGGGATCGGGCGACGCTGTCGAAGCGCATCCGGGAATGGGGCAAGCGTCACAAGCATTCGGTGCAGGCGCTGGGGACACTGCAGAGCGTGCGCGTGTCGGCGCGGAATCGCGTGGGGCGTCCGGCGCAGTATCTCCTGGTCGACACCAGCGGCAAGAGCTACCGCATCGGTTGTGAGTTCTTCCGCAATTCCTGCAACTTCACCCGTGATGGCGAAATCCCCTTAGACAGCAAGCGAAAACTGCTCTCGGCCCACGTGGATGTGGACGTCTCGGCGACGCAGGTCCGCTTCACCAACGGGCGCGGCCACGGGCACGGCGTGGGCATGTCGCAGTGGGGCGCCCAAGCCATGGCCAAAGCGGGGCACGGCTACGCCGCGATCCTGGGGTTCTACTACCCCGGGGCGCGGGTGACGCCGATTTATTGA
- a CDS encoding Gfo/Idh/MocA family protein, translating to MQPVKIGFIGCGNISSNYLQHAKQFPILDVAALSDLDVSRAQARAEEFGVPKACSVEELLADESIELVVNLTIPAVHAKVSLQIIEAGKHVYTEKPLAVNTDEGKAVLDAAKAKGVRVGNAPDTFLGTSHQACRALIESGAIGKPVAATAFMLCPGHESWHPDPDFYYQPGGGPMFDMGPYYLTALVNMLGPITRVAGEADIQINPRTITSEPKNGTPIDVNTPDHVAGTLRFADGCLGTIVTSFATRFAPYDGTNPITIYGTQGTLKVPDPNGFDGPVFLQKIGDEEYQQVDIQHTHPNGRSLGIADLATAIRTGRDHRANERLAYCVLEAMQGLLDSSADGRFVDLDTNFTKPALIPENLQDGNLDN from the coding sequence ATGCAACCCGTCAAGATCGGCTTCATCGGCTGCGGCAACATCAGCAGCAACTACCTCCAGCACGCCAAGCAATTCCCCATCCTCGACGTCGCCGCGTTGTCGGACCTCGACGTGTCCCGCGCCCAGGCCCGGGCCGAGGAGTTCGGCGTGCCCAAGGCGTGCAGCGTCGAAGAACTCTTAGCCGACGAGTCGATCGAGCTCGTGGTCAACCTCACCATCCCCGCGGTGCACGCCAAGGTCTCGTTGCAGATCATCGAAGCGGGTAAGCACGTCTACACCGAGAAACCCCTCGCGGTGAACACCGACGAAGGCAAGGCCGTGCTCGACGCCGCCAAGGCCAAAGGCGTCCGCGTCGGCAACGCGCCCGACACGTTCCTCGGCACGTCGCACCAGGCCTGCCGAGCCCTCATCGAATCGGGCGCGATCGGCAAGCCCGTCGCCGCGACCGCGTTCATGCTCTGCCCCGGCCACGAGTCCTGGCACCCCGACCCCGACTTCTACTACCAGCCCGGCGGCGGGCCGATGTTCGACATGGGGCCGTACTACCTCACCGCCCTGGTCAACATGCTCGGCCCCATCACCCGCGTCGCCGGCGAAGCCGATATCCAGATCAACCCCCGCACCATCACCAGCGAGCCCAAAAACGGCACGCCGATCGACGTCAACACCCCCGACCACGTCGCCGGCACCCTGCGCTTTGCCGACGGCTGCCTCGGCACCATCGTCACCAGCTTCGCCACCCGCTTCGCGCCCTACGACGGCACCAACCCCATCACCATCTACGGCACCCAAGGCACCCTCAAAGTCCCCGACCCCAATGGCTTCGACGGCCCGGTCTTCCTCCAAAAAATCGGCGATGAGGAATACCAACAAGTCGATATCCAACACACCCACCCCAACGGCCGATCGCTCGGCATCGCCGACCTAGCCACCGCCATCCGCACCGGCCGTGACCACCGCGCCAACGAACGCCTCGCCTACTGCGTCCTCGAAGCGATGCAGGGCCTTCTCGACTCCTCCGCCGACGGCCGCTTCGTCGACCTCGACACCAACTTCACCAAACCCGCTCTCATCCCCGAGAACTTGCAAGACGGCAATCTCGACAACTAA
- a CDS encoding LOG family protein, whose product MTDHPNRDHQDMALSRESWRLFRILSEFVDGFEVMADVGPAVSVFGSARTKPDDPYYQQAVECGRRIVEQNLACITGGGPGIMEAANKGAFESGVEGAKSVGLNIDLPFEQKPNPYQTHELNFRYFFIRKVMFVKYAAGFIIFPGGFGTMDELFESLTLIQTEKIKTFPVALVGVDYWKGLIDWIKETMAEKHHTISPHDLDLLILTDSLDEAMDHVVGSFDREAWRNQVRPTIPGPRLNVCDP is encoded by the coding sequence ATGACCGATCACCCCAACCGTGACCACCAAGACATGGCCCTGTCCCGCGAGAGCTGGCGTTTGTTCCGCATCCTCTCCGAATTCGTCGACGGCTTCGAGGTCATGGCCGACGTCGGGCCCGCGGTCAGCGTCTTCGGCAGCGCCCGCACCAAGCCCGACGACCCGTACTACCAGCAGGCCGTCGAATGCGGCCGGCGCATCGTCGAGCAAAACCTCGCCTGCATCACCGGCGGCGGGCCGGGCATCATGGAGGCCGCCAACAAGGGCGCGTTCGAGTCCGGCGTCGAGGGCGCTAAATCCGTCGGCCTCAACATCGACCTGCCCTTCGAGCAAAAGCCCAACCCCTACCAGACCCACGAGCTCAATTTCCGCTACTTCTTCATCCGCAAGGTGATGTTCGTGAAGTATGCCGCAGGCTTCATCATCTTCCCCGGCGGGTTCGGCACGATGGACGAGCTCTTCGAATCGCTCACCCTGATCCAAACCGAAAAGATCAAGACCTTCCCCGTCGCCCTCGTCGGCGTCGACTACTGGAAGGGCCTGATCGACTGGATCAAAGAGACCATGGCCGAGAAGCACCACACCATCAGCCCCCACGACCTGGACCTGCTGATCCTCACCGACTCGCTCGACGAGGCCATGGACCACGTCGTCGGCAGCTTCGACCGCGAAGCCTGGCGGAACCAGGTCCGCCCCACCATCCCGGGCCCCCGGCTCAACGTCTGCGACCCCTAA
- the rplT gene encoding 50S ribosomal protein L20, with amino-acid sequence MPRAQKGAARRQAKNRWFKKAKGNRGARRTQWRRVQEAVVRAGVNQYRDRRLVKREYRALWITRISAACKQRGINYSRFIAGLKAANIGLNRKMLSEIAIHEPAAFDTLVETATQALGQPAAAA; translated from the coding sequence ATGCCACGTGCACAAAAAGGCGCCGCCCGCCGTCAGGCGAAGAACCGTTGGTTTAAGAAAGCAAAAGGCAACCGTGGAGCCCGTCGGACGCAATGGCGTCGGGTCCAGGAAGCCGTCGTCCGCGCTGGTGTGAACCAGTACCGCGACCGCCGTCTGGTGAAGCGCGAGTACCGCGCTCTCTGGATCACCCGTATCAGCGCCGCCTGCAAGCAGCGCGGCATCAACTACAGCCGCTTCATCGCCGGCCTCAAGGCCGCGAACATCGGCCTGAACCGCAAGATGCTCAGCGAGATCGCCATCCACGAGCCCGCCGCCTTCGACACCCTCGTCGAAACCGCGACCCAGGCCCTGGGTCAACCCGCGGCCGCCGCGTAA
- a CDS encoding large ribosomal subunit protein bL35, with the protein MSNSAKMKGHKGLKKRIKLTGRNKVKFARPGKNHINSHMDGTTLRDKRNKIVVKKGDRKLIEKLLHVRIQPSNVGPATTPANAD; encoded by the coding sequence ATGTCTAACTCCGCCAAAATGAAGGGCCACAAGGGCCTCAAAAAACGCATCAAGCTCACCGGCCGCAACAAGGTGAAGTTCGCCCGCCCCGGGAAGAACCACATCAACAGCCACATGGACGGCACGACCCTGCGTGACAAGCGCAACAAGATCGTCGTCAAGAAGGGCGACCGCAAGCTCATCGAAAAGCTGCTGCACGTCCGCATCCAGCCCTCGAACGTCGGCCCCGCAACCACCCCGGCAAATGCCGATTGA
- the dnaN gene encoding DNA polymerase III subunit beta has protein sequence MKVICDRGALVESLGLVAGVVVARTPKPVLTCVKLTGNNDGLVLEATDTEVSVRLSTPRVEVEEPGEALIPADKLQQITRESIDPTLTLTTEQDVAHIVGQDSKFKIFGHPPSDFPATSAFDGDPDFTINAGDLHRLVAQTLFATARENSRYAINGVLVERQGNKLAVVATDGHRLALAKGTCKATNDETRSAIVPTKALNLLLRLFDDAEQSVAVKVEDNQILFQTDDAVLVSNLVEGNFPPYADVIPKDGDKKATLATDLFISAVRRAALLTNEESKGVRMAFDAEGLTLSSRAPEMGEAEIHVPMPEYTGDAVEIGFNPAYLLDALKVIDDSQVQLELKGPNKPGVMRTGPNFLYVVMPVNLS, from the coding sequence ATGAAAGTGATCTGTGACCGTGGTGCGTTGGTGGAATCGCTGGGCCTGGTGGCCGGCGTGGTCGTCGCCCGGACCCCCAAGCCCGTCCTCACCTGCGTCAAACTGACCGGGAACAACGACGGCCTGGTCCTCGAAGCGACCGACACCGAGGTCTCGGTCCGCCTGTCCACCCCCCGCGTCGAGGTCGAAGAGCCCGGCGAGGCCCTGATCCCGGCCGACAAGCTCCAGCAGATCACCCGCGAATCTATCGACCCCACCCTCACGCTCACCACCGAGCAAGACGTGGCCCATATCGTCGGCCAGGACTCGAAGTTCAAGATCTTCGGCCACCCGCCGTCCGATTTCCCCGCTACCTCCGCCTTCGACGGCGACCCCGACTTCACCATCAATGCCGGGGACCTGCACCGCCTGGTCGCCCAGACCCTCTTCGCCACCGCCCGGGAAAACTCGCGTTACGCGATCAACGGCGTCCTGGTCGAGCGGCAGGGCAACAAGCTCGCCGTGGTCGCGACCGACGGCCACCGCCTCGCCCTGGCCAAGGGCACCTGCAAAGCCACCAACGACGAGACCCGCTCGGCGATCGTCCCGACCAAGGCCCTGAACCTCTTGCTGCGTCTGTTCGACGACGCCGAGCAGAGCGTCGCGGTGAAGGTCGAGGACAACCAGATCCTGTTCCAGACCGACGACGCGGTGCTCGTGTCGAATCTGGTCGAGGGCAACTTCCCGCCGTATGCGGATGTGATCCCTAAGGACGGCGACAAGAAGGCCACCCTCGCGACCGACCTGTTCATCTCGGCTGTGCGTCGTGCGGCCCTGCTCACCAACGAAGAGTCCAAGGGCGTGCGTATGGCGTTCGACGCTGAGGGTTTGACGCTGTCCAGCCGTGCCCCGGAGATGGGCGAGGCCGAGATCCACGTGCCGATGCCCGAGTACACCGGCGACGCGGTCGAGATCGGGTTCAACCCCGCTTACCTGCTCGACGCCCTGAAGGTGATCGACGACAGCCAGGTCCAGCTCGAGCTCAAGGGCCCGAACAAGCCCGGCGTGATGCGGACGGGGCCGAACTTCCTCTACGTCGTGATGCCGGTGAACCTGTCGTAG
- a CDS encoding DUF4034 domain-containing protein → MNHGLRFCILVLLGMMFAGAGTSQEAALPAPQLQAEDRPTRPERRRVFYQDQFLGGYETYGRADAPWREEGIALLNNFAAYLAYDDHGFHPHPEGLPTMADLAEQRSVLIEAGADEPYLDYFCMLVDPERNSRFRAVHFEIQEAMRAYAAEAGNPKRFERVLLCVEHWVMRSALARNDNRGRREWARKDRLTASDNYSLLFAEDVLLSPNDQENYAELFRYYVNDIDNTQLPKLMRATEQVAPGKQWLAHVLRGMVFIQSAWEARSSKWGKDVADDQWRKFGVYLQFAEDEFTAAIALHPERSTAATELITVSMGQSNDNELEWFGHAMRADPQDSKAYINLQWASRKRWGGDATAMLAIARQAFESGRYDIDLPDRFERGIANIISDYGYDRIAPGAMDGEGDEIWQMLQTYFEKRAAQPTAERPADWCWSRGFRLARRADRPDAQWDYFTKLDQNPDRLYKPYYIGIDKRWDIGAFAIEREPEALFAFERAKQMLNSGLYEQAERALTEAEAKAENPWAKTHVRDLKRLTAWDRAFWNGEQVDVLEHGLEGWRPSRGFAQDTERGIEVTANDAKEARLFCGLNLGEHYEAELTMTVPEGFHGPFWGGAGFVLSPTVTRKPFNTTMLFAARDDEVGVYLQDPDVEPKNDLNLGQPVNTQTMTMTLQRWGKRLRCSVNGIAMIDSYELATEQYGETELGLGLWYGTQLGKFHFESLRVRLLESSPFENAPVRPQAF, encoded by the coding sequence ATGAATCACGGGCTCCGTTTCTGTATTTTGGTGTTGTTGGGGATGATGTTCGCTGGGGCGGGGACGTCTCAGGAGGCTGCACTCCCTGCACCTCAACTCCAGGCCGAGGACCGTCCCACGCGTCCCGAGCGTCGGCGGGTGTTTTACCAAGACCAGTTCCTCGGTGGCTACGAGACCTATGGGCGTGCCGATGCCCCGTGGCGCGAAGAGGGGATTGCGCTGCTTAATAACTTCGCGGCTTACCTGGCCTACGACGACCACGGCTTCCACCCCCACCCCGAGGGCCTGCCGACCATGGCCGACTTGGCCGAACAGCGGTCCGTGCTGATCGAAGCCGGGGCCGATGAACCATACCTCGATTACTTCTGCATGCTGGTCGATCCCGAGCGGAATTCGCGTTTCCGAGCGGTGCATTTCGAGATCCAGGAGGCGATGCGTGCGTACGCAGCAGAAGCGGGCAATCCAAAGCGTTTTGAGCGGGTTCTGCTATGTGTCGAGCATTGGGTCATGCGTAGCGCCTTGGCCCGCAACGACAACCGGGGCAGGCGGGAATGGGCCAGGAAAGACCGGCTGACCGCTAGTGACAATTACTCGTTGCTCTTCGCGGAAGATGTATTGCTTTCGCCCAACGACCAAGAGAATTATGCCGAGCTGTTCCGGTATTACGTGAACGATATCGACAACACACAACTCCCCAAGCTGATGCGTGCGACCGAGCAGGTCGCGCCGGGCAAGCAGTGGTTGGCTCATGTGCTCAGAGGGATGGTCTTTATCCAGAGCGCCTGGGAGGCGCGGAGCAGCAAGTGGGGTAAAGACGTCGCCGACGACCAGTGGCGAAAGTTCGGCGTTTACCTGCAGTTTGCAGAGGATGAATTCACCGCCGCGATAGCGTTGCACCCCGAGCGTTCGACCGCCGCCACCGAACTCATCACGGTGAGTATGGGGCAGAGCAACGACAATGAGCTCGAATGGTTCGGACACGCCATGCGGGCCGACCCGCAGGACAGCAAGGCCTACATCAATCTGCAATGGGCCAGCCGGAAGCGGTGGGGGGGCGATGCGACGGCGATGTTGGCGATCGCCCGCCAAGCGTTCGAGTCGGGGCGGTACGACATCGATCTGCCCGATCGTTTTGAGCGAGGCATCGCCAATATCATCAGCGATTACGGCTACGACCGGATCGCTCCCGGCGCGATGGATGGAGAAGGTGACGAGATCTGGCAGATGCTACAGACCTATTTCGAAAAACGTGCGGCGCAGCCCACCGCCGAACGCCCCGCCGACTGGTGCTGGTCGCGCGGCTTCCGCCTGGCTCGGCGGGCCGATCGCCCCGATGCGCAGTGGGACTACTTCACCAAGCTCGACCAGAACCCCGACCGCCTGTACAAGCCGTACTACATCGGCATCGACAAGCGGTGGGACATCGGTGCGTTTGCGATCGAGCGCGAACCCGAGGCCCTTTTCGCCTTTGAGCGGGCCAAGCAGATGCTCAATTCCGGGCTTTATGAACAAGCCGAGCGGGCGCTCACGGAAGCGGAAGCCAAAGCGGAAAACCCCTGGGCGAAAACCCATGTCCGTGACCTGAAACGCCTCACGGCCTGGGACCGCGCGTTCTGGAACGGCGAGCAGGTCGACGTGCTCGAGCATGGCCTCGAAGGCTGGCGTCCCTCACGTGGATTCGCCCAGGACACCGAGCGTGGCATCGAAGTCACCGCCAACGACGCGAAAGAAGCCCGCCTGTTCTGTGGGCTCAACCTCGGGGAACACTACGAGGCCGAGCTCACCATGACGGTGCCCGAAGGGTTCCACGGCCCGTTCTGGGGCGGCGCGGGATTTGTGCTCTCCCCAACCGTTACCCGCAAACCGTTCAACACCACGATGCTCTTCGCGGCCCGCGATGACGAGGTGGGCGTCTACCTTCAGGACCCCGACGTGGAGCCTAAAAACGACTTGAATCTCGGCCAACCGGTCAACACGCAGACCATGACGATGACTCTCCAACGCTGGGGCAAACGACTGCGCTGCTCAGTCAACGGCATCGCCATGATCGACAGCTACGAATTGGCCACGGAACAATACGGCGAAACCGAACTGGGCCTGGGCCTCTGGTACGGCACCCAGCTAGGCAAGTTCCACTTCGAATCACTCCGTGTCCGTCTGCTCGAAAGCTCGCCTTTTGAGAACGCGCCGGTGCGGCCACAGGCGTTCTAG
- a CDS encoding VOC family protein yields MHGDFTWTDLSALDLEQATAFYSRVLNWQVIDDAEGNSGDGGYRTCAVGGEACAGLFSMPAFFRKIKMPSFWMTYIAVDDVDAVVVQAKELGAKVELEDSNPLGRIALIRDPAGAGFTCFQGDAPSAVSPDRQPGRWAWSELFVSDLASVQTFYETLFGWSLRAEQDDADRYAIHNRAGQRIGAVQVASNEVKGDKEYWASFFAVPDLDRAVQQTQSLGGQVLYTHTNHDGTHHLIRDPQGAACYLTQAGTGTAPGSSGASSASAFAPTPGSSVFAKWRTILGLALVYLTVLTETSWVWGVLFLIWVLPDLKTGVTYFIEPIPRRGHPVLYWTIVITWLLMSGYMLLEPLIGASSP; encoded by the coding sequence ATGCACGGCGACTTCACCTGGACCGACCTCTCGGCGCTCGACCTCGAACAAGCCACGGCGTTCTACAGCCGGGTGCTGAACTGGCAAGTGATCGATGACGCCGAAGGCAATTCCGGGGACGGCGGCTACCGCACGTGTGCCGTGGGGGGCGAGGCGTGTGCGGGGTTGTTTTCGATGCCGGCGTTTTTCCGCAAGATCAAGATGCCGTCGTTCTGGATGACGTACATCGCCGTGGACGACGTGGACGCGGTCGTGGTGCAGGCCAAGGAACTCGGGGCGAAGGTGGAGCTGGAGGACAGCAACCCGCTCGGCCGAATCGCGCTGATCCGCGACCCCGCGGGCGCGGGGTTCACGTGTTTCCAAGGCGACGCCCCTTCCGCCGTGTCGCCCGATCGCCAACCCGGCCGTTGGGCGTGGAGCGAGCTGTTCGTCTCCGACCTCGCCAGCGTTCAGACCTTCTACGAAACCCTCTTCGGCTGGTCGCTGCGTGCCGAGCAAGACGACGCCGACCGTTACGCGATCCACAACCGCGCGGGCCAGCGCATCGGTGCGGTGCAGGTCGCGTCCAATGAGGTGAAGGGCGACAAGGAATACTGGGCCTCGTTCTTCGCCGTGCCCGACCTCGACCGGGCGGTCCAACAAACCCAGTCCCTCGGCGGCCAAGTCCTCTACACCCACACCAACCACGACGGCACCCACCACCTCATCCGCGACCCGCAAGGCGCCGCCTGCTACCTCACCCAAGCCGGCACCGGCACCGCCCCGGGAAGCAGCGGCGCATCCTCGGCATCGGCGTTCGCGCCCACACCCGGCAGCTCCGTCTTCGCCAAGTGGCGCACGATCCTAGGTCTGGCCCTCGTCTACCTCACCGTGCTGACCGAGACCTCGTGGGTCTGGGGCGTCCTGTTTCTCATCTGGGTACTGCCCGACCTCAAGACCGGCGTGACCTATTTCATCGAACCCATCCCCCGCCGCGGCCACCCGGTCCTGTACTGGACGATCGTGATCACCTGGCTACTCATGTCGGGCTACATGCTGCTCGAGCCGTTGATCGGGGCCTCATCTCCTTGA
- a CDS encoding DUF952 domain-containing protein → MPIILHITQEQAWSDVQAEGRYETPSLHSQGFIHCSTNEQVLEVANVLFKDQAGLVLLCIDRGKIVPEVRYENCEGGDRLFPHIYGPLNLDAVLDVVPFTADDDGLFQLPPTVRRMFE, encoded by the coding sequence ATGCCCATCATCCTGCACATCACCCAAGAGCAAGCTTGGAGCGACGTCCAGGCGGAAGGCCGATACGAAACGCCAAGCCTGCATTCGCAAGGCTTCATCCACTGCTCGACCAACGAACAAGTGCTCGAAGTGGCCAACGTCTTATTCAAAGATCAGGCCGGCCTCGTGCTGCTGTGCATCGACCGGGGCAAGATTGTCCCCGAAGTCCGCTACGAAAACTGCGAAGGCGGCGACCGGCTCTTCCCACACATCTACGGACCACTGAACCTGGACGCCGTACTGGACGTTGTCCCGTTTACGGCTGATGACGATGGGCTGTTTCAGCTTCCACCCACAGTTCGCCGCATGTTTGAATAG